Proteins encoded by one window of Venturia canescens isolate UGA chromosome 2, ASM1945775v1, whole genome shotgun sequence:
- the LOC122406524 gene encoding uncharacterized protein, which yields MLRASRSTGNAQEAMKPRGINRSTLFRARDTYSGSRRPGTRITSRGSTIRDDRSESVSANTQSRRKEKNRISQMNGNEAAKVLEKSESKIYLESRQVLEDFEGLRSWEWKVDESLKTSIAMEKLKTLGRERTLIFSELKSDLEKMLHAVRHMKNLRSS from the exons ATGTTGCGAGCTTCGAGGTCAACCGGAAATGCCCAAGAGGCTATGAAGCCTCGGGGCATAAACCGAAGTACCCTCTTCCGTGCACGAGATACTTATTCAGGCTCTAGGAGACCCGGTACTCGAATAAC cTCCAGAGGCAGCACTATCCGGGACGACAGGAGCGAGTCTGTCAGCGCCAATACACAATCTCGGCGAAAAGAGAAGAACCGTATAAG CCAAATGAACGGAAATGAGGCTGCGAAAGTACTTGAGAAAAGCGagtcaaaaatttatttggaaaGTCGGCAAGTACTGGAGGACTTTGAGGGCCTCCGTTCCTGGGAATGGAAAGTTGACGAGAGCCTAAAGACAAGCATCGCTATGGAAAAGCTGAAAACCCTTGGACGAGAACGAACCCTCATTTTCAGCGAACTCAAATCAGACCTCGAAAAAATGCTTCATGCTGTACGCCATATGAAAAATCTACGATCGAGTTAA